In Stieleria varia, one genomic interval encodes:
- a CDS encoding DUF1449 domain-containing protein: MENLINEFNELMFVGPLWPASLLVCMMVIYAMIAALGFIDLGLDGPDIDLDAPGLDVPEIDVPEFDVPDLDVPDVGVGGGDVDISHPSGLDFLSGIGATSIRLTNFGRVPLIIWAGVFTLAFWIISYAFWHNFDVHRYSPTWVPSILLAIRNWVLAIIVTKAVTQPVVGKFAPEPGYDKDRLLGATCEIWSYEATPTFGQAKFRTNASPLLLNVRTDGPTVTKGTEVRIIDFDPLKRVYTVSNIQPEKQS, from the coding sequence GTGGAAAATCTAATCAATGAGTTCAATGAGCTGATGTTTGTCGGGCCGCTTTGGCCCGCGTCCCTGCTTGTCTGCATGATGGTCATCTACGCCATGATTGCCGCGTTGGGGTTCATCGATCTTGGACTTGACGGACCTGACATTGACCTGGATGCGCCCGGTCTAGATGTCCCTGAAATCGACGTGCCCGAATTTGACGTTCCCGACCTGGATGTCCCGGACGTAGGCGTCGGCGGAGGTGACGTGGACATTTCGCACCCCAGCGGACTGGACTTTCTCAGTGGGATCGGTGCAACTTCGATCCGACTGACGAACTTCGGACGAGTCCCCCTCATCATCTGGGCGGGTGTCTTCACACTGGCCTTTTGGATCATCTCATACGCCTTTTGGCACAACTTTGATGTCCATCGATATTCCCCGACCTGGGTGCCATCCATCCTGCTGGCGATCCGAAATTGGGTTTTAGCGATCATCGTGACTAAAGCGGTCACGCAGCCGGTCGTTGGCAAGTTCGCGCCAGAGCCTGGTTACGACAAAGACAGGTTATTGGGAGCAACCTGTGAAATTTGGTCTTACGAAGCAACCCCTACCTTTGGGCAAGCTAAGTTTCGGACGAACGCTTCACCGCTGCTGCTGAACGTCCGCACAGACGGACCGACCGTCACCAAAGGAACGGAAGTGCGGATCATTGACTTTGACCCTCTGAAACGGGTCTACACCGTCTCAAACATTCAA